The genomic segment TTCAAgtggacaaaacaaaaaaatgattaGTGATtattaattgtataaaatatttttattaaaagctgctttgaatcattgtgtattgtgaaaagtactatacaaataaatttgactatTAAGATGATAGTTGAGAGAACTTAAAAATCTGAATGCATCATGTTGCCTTCAGATTTTAACTTTTCTTAAGGTAAGATGCATTGGATTTTCAAAAAGTGTTGTTTCAGACTAGTGGagagaaaacatccaaaattcactttttagtgtttattttattgcattttattcaattacaatacatatctttaaaggctgtatgtttataaatgagttttttcctccacttcagcagcactTACAAACACCAAAATTTACAGTTCTATTCCTGattatattctgaaggtttttactgtggggtttgttcatatatcattcacactcatttatataacattttatttctaaaaacatggtgaaaatgtattttttccgGCTGTTGACAGCAATTtttgatttatggagtgataaaaagagaaatccaAAATTTCctctttaaaaacctttaactctaatatgtccacaaaatcaaacaagaattttgaaccaggatttatccaatgttcagatttatgttttggaaatgtatgcaaataagcgcatatttaattagataatgcgtcatttgcatttttaaacatttcagaaaatttgtaatatatttttttttttttttttttttttcaataatgtaATCAGCTTGTTAATCAGATTGGctattcacctgtagtgtcttgcTTTAAGAAATCTTTTTTACTGTGTGTAATTTGTGAATGTTGGATTTGTAGTTGCAGGACTCTATGATCGTGATGCAGAAGTTGAATGACGAGGTCAGACAGAAGGATGAAATGATCACTGATCTCCAGAGGAACATccaggtgtgtgtttgtcacTGTTCTGCCAATGAACTTGGATGATTCGGGATCTGGACGCTTTATATTGTAACTAGATGTAGGTGTCCTGAAGGAAACATCAGAGCGAGTTTCAGATGAAATGAtcgtctttctgtctgtctgcaggAGTGTGAGGCTcgcggtgtgtgtgtgagtgaagagGTGAAGCGTCTGCGTGCGTGTGTCGCAGATGCTGCAGCTGAACTGCGCAGACTCACACagcaacacacacaaatacacacacagatgaaCACACTGCGACAGCAGCATCACAAAGACTGCCAGGTACCAAAACTAAAAGCATAAGAAAACAGTTTTGTcacttgaataaaataaattttaattgaaatatcAAATcttaaaccttttttatttcacCTAGTTGCCAAGgccacatttctcattttcttttagtttaatttgaagtactaaaataacgaaaactgaaataaaaatgaatgaaaactatataaacataattttaaaaacaaaaactaatgaaaataacaaaaacaaaatgactaaaaccttagctaaaattaaaatgtaaatggaatatattaaaataaaaactaattcataattcaaaaatctataatagtatattagtgaaactaaaataacactgcccGAAACATaatgacaaacacacaacaaaatagcTAAAATTAACTAAAAGTAATGTGGAATAGAtacaaattactaaaataattcataattcaaaaactgtaatagtatatcagtgatactaaaatagcactgcCAGATTCAGACACTTACACTCTCAGTGTTCGTTTCCCGATCTTCATGAAACACTTTACAGTGCTTGATCAGGATTTAATGGTCTAATAAAgtgtttcataattttattggtaattttatttttattactgtgTTTAGGAGAAACTGGCATTCCTGCACACGCTCTATCAGCGTCTGATTGCCGGGTGTGTGCTGGTGACGCCGCCGCACAGCATGCTGGGTAGCTTCTCATGGGCGGAGCTTAGTGCGTTGGTGCAGGAGCACGTGGACAcgctgacctctgacctctccGCAGCCAATCAGAAGGTGAGAAGGGGCTTGTGGTAAAGATATGCTGTAGATGTGCAGTTCTGGAGTTTGAGAGGTTGTTTGTGCATCAGGTGTCGTGTCTGGAGAGCGTGTGCGAGGGGAAATCAACAGCACTGGAGAGTGTGAACGCACagctgagacagagagaggagaGCTGGGTCAAACAGAGAGAAGATCtcaacacacaccacacacacctCAACCACCAGCTGCAGCTGAAAatacaggtacacacacacacacacacacacacacacacacacacacacacacacacacacttatttccctcatattctccattgttcagctcctctcttcccagtctgtcagtaacgctctgtttagttcctgtctctatgaagcccctccttctgaaaagcacaatgtgctctgattggtcggctggagtgGCGTGTAGTGATTGGTGTTttggaaatgtcccgccccttaccataaccgccagtttcaacacactactaactaactcaaccaggccccgcccctttatttaaCACTTCCTGTCTTTCTATCTCTGCAGGATCTCAGTAGGCAGCTGGAGCAGTCcgaggggcgtgtccactctcTGGAGCGCACTCGGTCCGAGCAGGAACAGGAAGTGATGCGTCTGTGGGCGGCGTGTGGTTTGCTAGCGGGGTGTGTGCGCGCGCTGCGGAGGCAGGTGTGTTTGCTGGATTGGCAGAAGGCTGTGCTGCAGGAGCGCGTGAGTGACGCGGATGCCTTGAAGATGGAGGTCAGCAAGCTGCTGCACGCACTCGGCGAGGGCGGGGTCAAAGGTCACGGCAGGTTCCGGCGTTGTGCGATCGCAGTGCTGGCAGCGGGGCGTCTGCGCGCTCTGGGACGGAGCTCCGCCGTGATGTTCAGGGTGGCCGTGGGCTCTGGGCCGCAGGTGTGCGTGAGTGAGGTGAAGCtcagagaggaagaggaggaagaaaaCGGCAGCAGGGTGATGAAGACACTCAGGTCCACTGCGCTGCTCCGGCTCGTGCACACGTGCATGGAGGAAGTCCAGGGTGAAATGAACAGAACCGGtgagaatataaaaaaataaaatatttttgtagctTGAAATGAAATTACTGTATATATTGCTCTAATGCTGGTCATGTGACTGTGTCAGATGCAGCTGGTGTGATGTCAGCGGCTCAGAGCGGGTGCAGGAAGTTGTTGGAGCGGCTGCTGTCAGACATGGACTCTCAGTGCTGTTGGCATTATGGGAAGGACTCGTTGGCACGGCGACTGTGTGACGGACTCCACGCGCAGCACACTAAACACAGCTACTGCAACAGCAAGGTACACACATGAAGCGGAAGTTGTGCTggtcttttcttctctgttgtgtcgtatatccgagtgaaacggcttctcaaacaagaactgtgtgtgtgtgcagatgaTGATGGCATCTCTTCAGAAGCACATCCTGGAGTTCACGCAGCGTCTGCATTCGGCGGAGGTCGAGCGGAGGAACCTGCGGCTGGAGCTCTCACACATCAAGCGCACAAACACCggcagagacacacacactgtgaGTCTGGCTTTTTAACATTGGgtttgtaacttgaatgtgcAAGTGTCAtttgcttccagttattttagctgtgcaAAAACAATCCATTATGCTGCTTGATTTTGCAACCTggtatttgttattattttctttatcatatcataaactttttttggtctgtgtgtgtgtgtgtgtgtgtgtgtgtcaggcgTGTGCTCCCCTCCAGCAGTTCGAGCGAGTGTGTGAGGAACTCAGCAGTGCCCTACAGAGGGAGCAGCGCGCTCAGGCTCTGCTGCACGATCAGGCCTCTCAGCTGCAGCAGCTGGGCCTCAGCATGGAGCTGCACACGGGGGAAGAGCTGGAGAAGGACCGCACACTCGCACAGGCTGtgcaggtacacacacacacacacacacacactcagaacagaccataataaacacaaataaacagtGCAGCAGTCTTGTTTTTGAAacacaaaacatatttctgCGTTCGACTGCGCTGATCTTCCactgtttttctttgtaaacATGCACTAACAGTTATCAGATGTGATGATGAGATGTTATAGATAATCAAATCCATAGCAGAAATGAGGAAGAGGAATGATCTGGACTCTCATTGTCTCGTCAGAGTTTGTCAGATGCTAAGATGGAGTTGAGGAGGAAGGATCAGTCGCTGCGCTCACTGGGAAAACagctcagccaatcacagcaggaGAACAAACAGCTGCAGCAAAACATCATCAGCGCAGAGAACGCACTGTACACGGCGGCAAAGtaatacacactcacacacacattcacacacacacacacacacacaggtttgttttgctatcttagtgaggactctccataggcgtaatgatttttatactgtacaaactgtacattctctccccctacactaactctacccatcacaggaaactgtctgcatttttacatttttaataaaacattgtttcgtttgtttttaaagctattttaaatgtcctcatatttcatgcttacgtcataataccagtgtaatacccatgtcattatacaaatttgtgtcctcataaatcacaaacacacacacactcactctacGGCTGATTTATTCATATGCAATTTGACAAATTCCATGACGTTCTGTGTTATACtgtaaattctgtttttatgaTTTTCACAGATTTTTCTGCATGTGTTTCTAGGAACAGAGAGTCTCTGATGAGCTACATGAAGTCTGTGGAGAAAGAGgcgagaacacacacacacacacacacacacacacacacaacatcagCTGAACCACGGATCGGTTCCCTGTTGCTTCATGTTGTCTCTTTCTGTTTTCAGATAAACGTCATTCTGTCCAAAAAAGCCCCATCACAGGAGGATTTCACCCTACAGCTCTCCAGAATGATCCTCATACCCTCAGACTCACAAAGCATCATGGGAAACCCAGAGAGAGACGCATGCCAGGTACAAACTCTCacaaaaaaatcacatacttcaagctttatttctacagcgctTCATACAGTACAGATCGTTTcagagcagcttcacagtaacaaacagaatcaatgattcaaAGTATGAAGTATACTTTCAATACCAAGTGTATACTTCCTGACATCACAGAACGGTCACATACTCCCCTTTCCAGAGCCAAAAGTGAATTGGGAGTTGTAAGTGATGTCCcatgttgcatttacactgtgaagaagtaatgtgtgtgtgtgtgtgtgtgttgtagcgTTTGGTGATGCGTTTCCTGGAGCTGAATCAGCTGGTGTGCTCTAAAATACCATCCCAGGAGAGACGGATCTCATCAATCGAGTCTCATCTCACCACGCTGAAGGACGCCTGCCTGCGGGACAAACACCGCTATGAACCGGTGAGAGTGATGAAAACGCTATTTCTGAATCTTCTCTGAACGTTCAAAGCgtccatgtttttttaaaatattttaaaaatgttttttcttggttatacgaacgttaagggaacattttgcaaacattatgtgaacattacttttgaatgttctctgaacgttccaaaacagttacatttaaaaagaaaaatgttagaGAAACGTCAAACTAAaacttttcagaaaaaaaactgttccatgaatgatgtacaaataacgttttgagaacattattaaagaccagatgactttgaacgaacgttctgttaatgttACTCTTCATACCTTTGAGAGAACTTTGCCAGAAGTTTTTTCAAGTTTTCAgagtattattattttgcaaaacTTGTACTTCTACATTCCATAAAAACACACCGTTCCTCGTTATTTCAAACTGAAGAAATCGACACCTTCTCCGAGACGTGATAGCAGTGAACaaactgattcttttcaatgaaCCTGTTGAATCTCAAATCACACTGAACGATTCCTGAGAATTGAACTGATCCGATTGCagtcaacaactcactgattcagtGATCCGGTCAGAGCGAATCTGACTCGAAATGAGCCGAGAACTGGATGATCGTCAGAGCTTGAATGTGCACGACTAATTGTGTTAAATGTAAGTTACTATTGCTGAATTATAGTGTtgattattgtaaatgaaaatcatatttaggtcaCGACTGTCAGTTATTTGCATTGGTGGTTTTTACTTCGTTACATTTTTCCAAGTGTGTGTACTATATTGGAATATTTTTATcttcactacattccaaaggataatattatatttttacttctGTACTTTTAACAACACATCATTTCTCGTTATCGACTCGATAGCGGTGTCTGATTCGTGAACGAGCTGATTCTTTTAAATGATCCTGTTCGCAAATCGCACTGAACGGTTGTTAGTCAGAGCGATTCAACTGATTCAGTGATCCAGTCAGAGCGAGTCTTCATGTGTGACTCAATGAATCACATGTCAGAAGCTGAATGTGTGTGCGACTGTTACTTACGctgaattattgtaaataaaatgagattgtCAGGACTGTGAACTGAATCTGCTGTAAAAGAGCCGTACTGTATGAAAGCCTTGAATCTGGACATGAACACATCTGCATgactctctgtgtgtttttgtggcAGTTTTCGTCCTGTGAGCCGCCAGCAGAGGTGGATTGTGGGACGTGTCTGTCAGACGCTGCGGTCGCACTGAAAGGTTCCTCCAGAAACACACTCTCAGATCTcacgagagagagaaaacactgACGAACTGAGCTCTGTTCACTCTTTATAATATTTGACTTCTGTTTCCCTGTGGATGATGTTTATTAGTCACTGTTTATTAGTGTTATTAAATCTTCAGTGATTTACTGATGTGAATGTCTCTCACACTCATTTACACTAAACATCACAGTGGGGTAAGATGGGACACACCCTAAATCAGGCAAAGTCTGCAGTATTTTTGACTTTCTAAATATACAGCACTGGTCAGAAGTtttgaataattaagatttatttaataattaagatttattttattgaaagagtctcttctgctcatcaagcctgcctttatttgatcaaaaatacagtaaaacagtgaaatattattccaatgtaaatcagctgttttctatgtgaatatatagtaaagtgtaatttattcctgtgatcaaagctgaattttcagcatcattactccagtcttcagtgtcacatgatccttcagaaatcattctaatatgatgatttgctgctcaagaaacatttatgattattatcaatgttgaaaacagttcatatctttgtggaaactgtgatgtattttatttttcaagattttttgttgaatagaaagttcaaaagaacagcatttatttgaaatagaatcttttgtaacattataaatatcttttctgtcacttttgatcaacttaatgtgtccttgatgaataaaattaatttctttttaaaaaattacaacttttgaatggtagtttatatACATGGATAAAtagttcacaataagatcaataacatacatttagaaaatagatgaggtgaattttaatttcatgccgACTTAATTTGCATGTCAGAGTaaattttctgcattttctACAATTTTCTAAATTAGTTTTATGTCAAAGCAAATTTATCCAGGACtgaaaatactatggaagcttgaataaaaaaattaaaaaggcaaTTGCAAGCTTATACCTCACAattgtgggggaaaaaagtaagaattgcatgataaaaatcgcagttaccttttttatttttatttcatgtcagaaactaaaatatatatgttattattaaataattacaatattagtttctttaaaaagaggGAGAACATCAAACTTCAACATATATTTACACTAAATATaacaaagctaaaaaaaaaaaacaatttataatTAAA from the Ctenopharyngodon idella isolate HZGC_01 chromosome 22, HZGC01, whole genome shotgun sequence genome contains:
- the LOC127504796 gene encoding coiled-coil domain-containing protein 171 isoform X2, whose amino-acid sequence is MPTEPPAVRPRHGSRAKRKDSSHPVSTLRASHPASVTPSAQNPQEEINRLRGVIDGLQRDRRVGERETGEDFTLAAELRWKINQLEKDKLDFTSKHNEEVSQYEAQVARLRAQVERGEAQRQTLEYDVAVVKRDTAAERRNAEEKMKELRKHNHRLDVLSSELRQRVSDLQRSLEITQKAREDDLQGLQTELHERDRLLLSANAENDQLQAEKRQLETLIQEQNDTLHKMKCEMERMKRDGEKDAEKLKHKSAELNRSAEREQRLRSDLESALQKVKDLEQSVESERTAHLQSKFSSEVIQMRMRDLEDALQVEKKGHAEVTASLELWKQKFGEVERTNAHERDKSHDMSQKLTQLEKDFLTMKTDLIGQLDHEKAASAELIGQLEQERAESVKLSVKLQEQEKVWTERQQEHSQVQEALVCAQESYDSLLSHIDQVLQQYQQQGATHTHNTGEGCKHNASALMDILRRTLHYYNTQLQDSMIVMQKLNDEVRQKDEMITDLQRNIQECEARGVCVSEEVKRLRACVADAAAELRRLTQQHTQIHTQMNTLRQQHHKDCQEKLAFLHTLYQRLIAGCVLVTPPHSMLGSFSWAELSALVQEHVDTLTSDLSAANQKVSCLESVCEGKSTALESVNAQLRQREESWVKQREDLNTHHTHLNHQLQLKIQDLSRQLEQSEGRVHSLERTRSEQEQEVMRLWAACGLLAGCVRALRRQVCLLDWQKAVLQERVSDADALKMEVSKLLHALGEGGVKGHGRFRRCAIAVLAAGRLRALGRSSAVMFRVAVGSGPQVCVSEVKLREEEEEENGSRVMKTLRSTALLRLVHTCMEEVQGEMNRTDAAGVMSAAQSGCRKLLERLLSDMDSQCCWHYGKDSLARRLCDGLHAQHTKHSYCNSKMMMASLQKHILEFTQRLHSAEVERRNLRLELSHIKRTNTGRDTHTACAPLQQFERVCEELSSALQREQRAQALLHDQASQLQQLGLSMELHTGEELEKDRTLAQAVQSLSDAKMELRRKDQSLRSLGKQLSQSQQENKQLQQNIISAENALYTAAKNRESLMSYMKSVEKEINVILSKKAPSQEDFTLQLSRMILIPSDSQSIMGNPERDACQRLVMRFLELNQLVCSKIPSQERRISSIESHLTTLKDACLRDKHRYEPDKGKLSSNQTRPLYCSH
- the LOC127504796 gene encoding coiled-coil domain-containing protein 171 isoform X1 — translated: MPTEPPAVRPRHGSRAKRKDSSHPVSTLRASHPASVTPSAQNPQEEINRLRGVIDGLQRDRRVGERETGEDFTLAAELRWKINQLEKDKLDFTSKHNEEVSQYEAQVARLRAQVERGEAQRQTLEYDVAVVKRDTAAERRNAEEKMKELRKHNHRLDVLSSELRQRVSDLQRSLEITQKAREDDLQGLQTELHERDRLLLSANAENDQLQAEKRQLETLIQEQNDTLHKMKCEMERMKRDGEKDAEKLKHKSAELNRSAEREQRLRSDLESALQKVKDLEQSVESERTAHLQSKFSSEVIQMRMRDLEDALQVEKKGHAEVTASLELWKQKFGEVERTNAHERDKSHDMSQKLTQLEKDFLTMKTDLIGQLDHEKAASAELIGQLEQERAESVKLSVKLQEQEKVWTERQQEHSQVQEALVCAQESYDSLLSHIDQVLQQYQQQGATHTHNTGEGCKHNASALMDILRRTLHYYNTQLQDSMIVMQKLNDEVRQKDEMITDLQRNIQECEARGVCVSEEVKRLRACVADAAAELRRLTQQHTQIHTQMNTLRQQHHKDCQEKLAFLHTLYQRLIAGCVLVTPPHSMLGSFSWAELSALVQEHVDTLTSDLSAANQKVSCLESVCEGKSTALESVNAQLRQREESWVKQREDLNTHHTHLNHQLQLKIQDLSRQLEQSEGRVHSLERTRSEQEQEVMRLWAACGLLAGCVRALRRQVCLLDWQKAVLQERVSDADALKMEVSKLLHALGEGGVKGHGRFRRCAIAVLAAGRLRALGRSSAVMFRVAVGSGPQVCVSEVKLREEEEEENGSRVMKTLRSTALLRLVHTCMEEVQGEMNRTDAAGVMSAAQSGCRKLLERLLSDMDSQCCWHYGKDSLARRLCDGLHAQHTKHSYCNSKMMMASLQKHILEFTQRLHSAEVERRNLRLELSHIKRTNTGRDTHTACAPLQQFERVCEELSSALQREQRAQALLHDQASQLQQLGLSMELHTGEELEKDRTLAQAVQSLSDAKMELRRKDQSLRSLGKQLSQSQQENKQLQQNIISAENALYTAAKNRESLMSYMKSVEKEINVILSKKAPSQEDFTLQLSRMILIPSDSQSIMGNPERDACQRLVMRFLELNQLVCSKIPSQERRISSIESHLTTLKDACLRDKHRYEPFSSCEPPAEVDCGTCLSDAAVALKGSSRNTLSDLTRERKH
- the LOC127504796 gene encoding coiled-coil domain-containing protein 171 isoform X3, with translation MKELRKHNHRLDVLSSELRQRVSDLQRSLEITQKAREDDLQGLQTELHERDRLLLSANAENDQLQAEKRQLETLIQEQNDTLHKMKCEMERMKRDGEKDAEKLKHKSAELNRSAEREQRLRSDLESALQKVKDLEQSVESERTAHLQSKFSSEVIQMRMRDLEDALQVEKKGHAEVTASLELWKQKFGEVERTNAHERDKSHDMSQKLTQLEKDFLTMKTDLIGQLDHEKAASAELIGQLEQERAESVKLSVKLQEQEKVWTERQQEHSQVQEALVCAQESYDSLLSHIDQVLQQYQQQGATHTHNTGEGCKHNASALMDILRRTLHYYNTQLQDSMIVMQKLNDEVRQKDEMITDLQRNIQECEARGVCVSEEVKRLRACVADAAAELRRLTQQHTQIHTQMNTLRQQHHKDCQEKLAFLHTLYQRLIAGCVLVTPPHSMLGSFSWAELSALVQEHVDTLTSDLSAANQKVSCLESVCEGKSTALESVNAQLRQREESWVKQREDLNTHHTHLNHQLQLKIQDLSRQLEQSEGRVHSLERTRSEQEQEVMRLWAACGLLAGCVRALRRQVCLLDWQKAVLQERVSDADALKMEVSKLLHALGEGGVKGHGRFRRCAIAVLAAGRLRALGRSSAVMFRVAVGSGPQVCVSEVKLREEEEEENGSRVMKTLRSTALLRLVHTCMEEVQGEMNRTDAAGVMSAAQSGCRKLLERLLSDMDSQCCWHYGKDSLARRLCDGLHAQHTKHSYCNSKMMMASLQKHILEFTQRLHSAEVERRNLRLELSHIKRTNTGRDTHTACAPLQQFERVCEELSSALQREQRAQALLHDQASQLQQLGLSMELHTGEELEKDRTLAQAVQSLSDAKMELRRKDQSLRSLGKQLSQSQQENKQLQQNIISAENALYTAAKNRESLMSYMKSVEKEINVILSKKAPSQEDFTLQLSRMILIPSDSQSIMGNPERDACQRLVMRFLELNQLVCSKIPSQERRISSIESHLTTLKDACLRDKHRYEPFSSCEPPAEVDCGTCLSDAAVALKGSSRNTLSDLTRERKH